The segment AGCAGCATCACTAAGACGCTGGAGTGCAGCCTTATCGTTTGAAAGGTCTATACCTTCTGCCTTTTTGAACTCCTCAACAAGGAATTCTGTGATCCTTTGATCAAAGTCATCGCCACCAAGGTGTGTATCTCCACTTGTGGAAAGTACTTCAAAGATACCGTCGCCAAGCTCAAGAACGGATACATCAAAGGTACCGCCTCCGAGATCGTAGACAAGGATCTTGTGGTCGCCTTCCTCTTTGTCAAGACCGTATGCAAGGGATGCAGCGGTAGGCTCGTTGATGATCCTCATTACCTCAAGTCCGGCGATGGTACCGGCATCTTTGGTAGCCTGCCTCTGGGAATCATTGAAGTAAGCAGGTACGGTGATAACAGCCTGAGTGATGGACTCACCAAGATATGCTTCAGCATCATCCTTGAGCTTGCGAAGGATCATTGCAGAAACTTCCTGAGGTGTGTGATCCTTACCGTTCATATTTACTTTATAGTCACCCTCACCAATGTGACGCTTAATGGAGCTTACACTGTTATCAGGATTAGCGATCATCTGTCTTTTTGCGACCTGACCTACAAGTTTTTCTCCTTTTTTGGAAAAACCAACAACTGAAGGAGTTGTTCTTGCACCCTCTGCGTTAGGGACAACAGTAGGTTTTCCACCTTCGATAACAGCCATACAGGAATTAGTAGTTCCAAGATCAATACCTAATATCTTTCCCATGATAATACCTCACTTGTCTTTGATTATTAAATAGTTAATAGTAATTTGGTTCTCTTTATGATATTACTAAAGCGATAAACTCATAATATCAAATGTTAGTTCTCATCCGGATTATCTGCAATTGTTACCATTGCATGGCGTATGACCTTCGAGTTGAGCTCATAACCAGGCTTGCAGACATCAACAACATGACCTTCAGGGTGTTCCGAGGTCTGCACATGCATCATTGCCTCATGAAGGTGCGGATCGAATTCCTGACCTGTGCAATCGATCTTTTTCAGGCCTTCCTTCTCAAGGATAGAGATAAATTGCCTGAATACCATCTCAACGCCCTCAATAACAGAGTTCACGTCGTCGGTCTTCTTTGCAGATTCAAGAGCACGCTCAAAGTTATCATACACTTCCAGCATTTCGACCATCATATTCTCCAGAGCGAACTTGCGGAACTCTTCCTTTTCACGCACACTTCGCTTTCTGAAGTTCTCGAACTCAGCCCTCTGACGGATCAATTGTTCTTTGAGTTCTATTATATCAGAATCCGTGGAGGGGATATCTTCATTTTGGTCATCGCCCCCATTACCGGCCAGTTTTTCCGACAGATCGTCGTTTTTGCAGCCAGTACATGAATCCTTCTCTTCTTTAACTTTAGATTTCTTTCCAAATTTACCTACCATTGATCACGACTCCGCCATAATTTATCAGCGGTATAATTAACAGCAGATGATTGTTTGAAGTTCTATAAATACGTTACGCATTTGTTTGCATGTTACACTAAAAAAAGAATAGACCAAAAACAAGCCCAACAAGCGCCTTTGGTCAAAATGGTTCAGGCATATTCTGCCTGCAGCTTATAAGATAGTAATTTTACAAGCAACATACTTGCGATCATACAGATGGCAAGTGCTGACACCAAACGATCCCATCCCAATACACTAAGACCGTCCTTGAGGACAAAATCAACGCCTCCAAAGAACGAAAAAATAGAGATGGTAGCTGCAAGCGACACGACACATCCACCTATCAGTGCACCTATCTGGTCGGCTCCCCTCTTCTCAAAAAATACTGAACCCACTATGAACACCACAGCAAATATCAGCAATATGACAGAAGAAGGCATTGGACTGATGCCGCTGGAAACAATGTTCATAACTCCAAGAGCCATACCTATCATAAAAATGGACATGGTACTTGAAACAGCAAGCGCCTGTAAAAAAGGATTATCTGAAATTTCTGCATTCATCCTTTGTATCCCTCGCGTTGTAATTTGTATTGCTGATATATATAGTAATTGTCGAGGAGACACAATGGATAGATAATATATTCAGGACAGCATGATCCACAGTAAATAACAAATAATATGATAGAATCTCACCTTACATGAAAATACTTCTTTCGGAATATGCCGTCAGCACCGGCATGGGTGGAACCTACCTTTTGGAAGGTAAAGCAATGCTTCACACCCTTGCATCAAGTTTTTCACGCCTTGGACACGAGGTGATATACACATCATCAGGACCAACGATAGAATATGGAACTTCGATTGCCTCCAGCGAAGATAATATCAATGAGATCCTGGAGGAACAGGCAAAGGATTGTGATGCAGCCCTTGTGATCGCACCTGAAGAGCTTCTAGCCGAGATCACAGCTATAATTGATAATAATACACTGAACCTCGGCTGCCCCTTTGAATCAGTAGCCATTTGCTCAGATAAGCTGGAATGTACAAGAGAACTGGAAACGGCATCAATTCCCATTCCGGGAACTTATTCTTACGATCAGGAAATACCTAAGGACAAACGCTGGGTAGTAAAACCAAGATATGGTTGTGCATCAGAAGATACATTTGTCTGCTACGATCCAAAACTGAAAGAAGGACAGGTCGCAACCGAGTATATCGAAGGGGAACACCTGAGTGTCAGCCTCATCTGTGGAAAGAACACACTCCCATTAACAGTGAACAAGCAGATGATAGATATCGATCCTGAGAAGGATGGATCTTCTGTTGATTACTGCGGCTGCATGACCCCATATAATACCGACAGGATACAGGAACTTTACGAAACAGCCATCAAGGCAACACGTATCCTGAACTGCAATGGGTACACCGGAGTGGACATAATACTTGGAGACAGGCCATACATAATAGATATTAATCCAAGACCTACAACATCACTTGTGGGCATTACTAAGATAATGGACAGGGAGATAGCAGAGCTTCTGATAGCTAATGCTCTTGGACAGACACTCCCGGAGATAAATATTACAGGAAATTACTCGTTCACCAAAGAGGAATTGATATGAGATATATTGGAATAGATATTGGCGGAGCTAATACAAAGGTTGCCTCCTCTGATGGAGAAATTAAAGAACTTCTCTACATCCCGTTATGGAAAGATACCACACTCCCATCAGCCCTGAAGGAACTCGGAAAAAGGCTCAACCCCGATGGACTGGCTGTTGTTATGACAGGAGAACTTGCAGACTGTTTTGTTGACAAGGACGAGGGGATCAGCTTCATCATGAACGCTGTGAACAACGCTTTTGACTGCAAGATCGAATATGTGAACAACAGCGGACACTTCCAGGACAGCACCCAGAACGCAAGGGACCTTGCAGCTGCCAATTGGGCTGCATCTGCCCGCCTGATAGGAAAAGAGGTAGGAGATTGTATCTTTGTGGATGTAGGCAGCACCACCAGTGACATAATTCCTATAAAATGCGGTAAACATGTGGCAGGACATACCGATTTTTCCAGGCTGCTTCGCAGTGAGCTGGTATATGCGGGAACCCTGCGTACGAACCTTGCAGCCCTGCTTAAGACCGTAGAACTAAAGGAAGGCACATGCCGCGTCTCCTCCGAGCTTTTTGCAACCACTGCTGATGCATACATGCTTCTTGGAGATATCGACAAAGAACTGTTCACATGCGAGACCTCGGATGGTGCCGGCAGGGACAGAATTGATTGCATGAGAAGACTTGCTCGTGTAGTATGTGCTGACCTTGCAGAGATATCCGAGGAAGATCTGCTTATGATAGCAAAGGATGTGAAAGAAACACAAATATCCCTGCTTTGTGAAGCCATCTCAACAGTGGCCGAGAAGAACGGCCTTGACACTATTGTCTCAGCCGGACTGGGAGAATTCATGATAGAAGAAGCTGCAAAGCGTCTTGGTCTTGATTGCTTCTCAACTTCCGACAAGTGGGGACCGGAAATATCCAAGGTATTCCCCGCTTACGCTGCTGCAAAGCTGCTTGAAGAAGAGGAAGAAGCAAATAAATAAGAACTAAGTCCCTTCGAGAAGAAATGAAAGTGGTCCTTAAGATCGGTGGAAGCCTTATAGAGCAAGCCGATGAGCTGTTAAAAACAGTCGTTGAACACATTTCCAGCACCAAGAGCAAAGTAAAGATAGTGGTGGTGCCAGGAGGAGGTCCTTTTGCCAATGGCATTAGAGAAGCAAGCAGCACACATTCGATCGGGGATGAGGCTGCCCACTGGATGGCTGTGGCAGCAATGGAACAATATGCATACCTTCTTATGGACAAGAGTGGCGTGCCTTTGATAGATGATACGGATGATCTGACCGAAGGAGTATCCATCCTGTTGCCATACCAGTTACTAAGAACCACTGATGAGCTCGAACATTCATGGGACGTTACTTCCGACACCATAGCTGCATGGGTTGCACATAGGATCGGTGCAATACTTATCAAAGCCACAGATGTTGATGGCGTGCTGAATGAAGGCGAACTTATCGAAGAGATCACTGCTAAAGAACTTAAGAGCATGGGAGAGACATGCACTGACCGGATACTACCATCTATATTAGAGAGATATGGCATGGACTGTGTCATCGTTGACGGAACCTATCCGGAAAGAGTGGTTGCTGCTATCGAAGGGAAAGTGGTAAGGAGTACCTACATCAAGGGGAATATTTAAATTATATACCACGCATGTACAGAAACCGTTATAGCTTATCGCGACACGAACAGTTTCGTTCAAGCATTATACATATTTACAGAATCAAAAGGAGTATTACAATGGCAAAAGTTGAACAATGCACATCATGTGGAGTTCGCCTTGCTGAGAAGGGATACACAAGATTCCCATGCCCAGCATGTGACACCGAACTTGGAAGATGTACCAAGTGCAGACAACAGAGCAACCCTTACACATGCCCTAAATGCGGCTTTGTAGGACCCTGAGGAATCGATATGGGAGAAGTAGCAGCAACAATGAAGATCATGCCAGAAGGTGTCGACACCGACCTGGATGACCTTAAGAACAAACTCGAAGCAGTATTGCCAGAAGGCTCATCAATGTTTGGTTCAGAGATCGAACCTGTTGCTTTTGGTCTTAAAGCACTCAAGGTAGTAATCCTTGTA is part of the Methanococcoides orientis genome and harbors:
- a CDS encoding amino acid kinase family protein; its protein translation is MKVVLKIGGSLIEQADELLKTVVEHISSTKSKVKIVVVPGGGPFANGIREASSTHSIGDEAAHWMAVAAMEQYAYLLMDKSGVPLIDDTDDLTEGVSILLPYQLLRTTDELEHSWDVTSDTIAAWVAHRIGAILIKATDVDGVLNEGELIEEITAKELKSMGETCTDRILPSILERYGMDCVIVDGTYPERVVAAIEGKVVRSTYIKGNI
- the grpE gene encoding nucleotide exchange factor GrpE produces the protein MVGKFGKKSKVKEEKDSCTGCKNDDLSEKLAGNGGDDQNEDIPSTDSDIIELKEQLIRQRAEFENFRKRSVREKEEFRKFALENMMVEMLEVYDNFERALESAKKTDDVNSVIEGVEMVFRQFISILEKEGLKKIDCTGQEFDPHLHEAMMHVQTSEHPEGHVVDVCKPGYELNSKVIRHAMVTIADNPDEN
- a CDS encoding elongation factor 1-beta — protein: MGEVAATMKIMPEGVDTDLDDLKNKLEAVLPEGSSMFGSEIEPVAFGLKALKVVILVGDLEGGTESVEEAFAKVPGVESVQVTELGRPV
- a CDS encoding heat-shock protein, producing the protein MNAEISDNPFLQALAVSSTMSIFMIGMALGVMNIVSSGISPMPSSVILLIFAVVFIVGSVFFEKRGADQIGALIGGCVVSLAATISIFSFFGGVDFVLKDGLSVLGWDRLVSALAICMIASMLLVKLLSYKLQAEYA
- a CDS encoding ATP-grasp domain-containing protein, with the protein product MKILLSEYAVSTGMGGTYLLEGKAMLHTLASSFSRLGHEVIYTSSGPTIEYGTSIASSEDNINEILEEQAKDCDAALVIAPEELLAEITAIIDNNTLNLGCPFESVAICSDKLECTRELETASIPIPGTYSYDQEIPKDKRWVVKPRYGCASEDTFVCYDPKLKEGQVATEYIEGEHLSVSLICGKNTLPLTVNKQMIDIDPEKDGSSVDYCGCMTPYNTDRIQELYETAIKATRILNCNGYTGVDIILGDRPYIIDINPRPTTSLVGITKIMDREIAELLIANALGQTLPEINITGNYSFTKEELI
- a CDS encoding HVO_2753 family zinc finger protein, translated to MAKVEQCTSCGVRLAEKGYTRFPCPACDTELGRCTKCRQQSNPYTCPKCGFVGP
- a CDS encoding hydantoinase/oxoprolinase family protein → MRYIGIDIGGANTKVASSDGEIKELLYIPLWKDTTLPSALKELGKRLNPDGLAVVMTGELADCFVDKDEGISFIMNAVNNAFDCKIEYVNNSGHFQDSTQNARDLAAANWAASARLIGKEVGDCIFVDVGSTTSDIIPIKCGKHVAGHTDFSRLLRSELVYAGTLRTNLAALLKTVELKEGTCRVSSELFATTADAYMLLGDIDKELFTCETSDGAGRDRIDCMRRLARVVCADLAEISEEDLLMIAKDVKETQISLLCEAISTVAEKNGLDTIVSAGLGEFMIEEAAKRLGLDCFSTSDKWGPEISKVFPAYAAAKLLEEEEEANK